The Christiangramia flava JLT2011 genome has a segment encoding these proteins:
- a CDS encoding SusC/RagA family TonB-linked outer membrane protein translates to MTKRITSFFVVFFTLFSFLLSAQETAVKGKVTDENGMPMFGVTIQLKGTNSGTTTDYDGMYSISAPDGSTLIFSFVGYTAKEVPVTGRTLDVSLAPDENALSEVVVTAFGIERDTRSLGYSVSKVEAEDVNMTGNTNAIQGLQGRVAGVQINQSSGTAGGGVDILIRGITSINPQRSNQPLIVIDGLAMDNSTFSGDVRPSAGSNSPSSAEQFSFTNRAADLNPEDIESFNVLKGAAATALYGVRAANGAIVITTKKGKLGKPKINFSASTSFKDIVQTPELQKTYREGYSGAPRTLYTPETESGFTRLGGTSFYSWGPRYSDDSYTMDDGTVIDLSDDQFYDPYDLFRTGVLTQLDLSMSGATEKMNYYFSVGNDSEEGVLPNTYYDKTNLRLKAGYQATDNFNINTSLTYANSGGARGNGGDKSVFSSLSYYSATFPINDYQNADGSQRNYSFGVIDNPRYLLEKSPLKDDVNRWIGNISLNWNPRDWVNLTYSAQIDNYSDRRNRFVPPDLDVGSQVGGFVLEQYNDFLGLESNFLVNFTKDWSDDFNTSLTLGNQISDTKRDYAYIRGETLNVPGINDISNTINIFGNKTESQIRNVGVFGELKMDYKNELFLTVTGRNDWVSTLPKENRSFFYPSVSLAYDFHNLIDENSDLLSFSKLRASWAEVGKGPLFGQVGSYYVSDGNFPFGGTGGYRADTSIGDPMLLPEKNRSFELGADLRFFSNRLRFDYAYYQTTVNNQIFTVGTAYSTGLSGIVRNAGKFKSWGHELLISYDILNNDDLKWETYLNFSTNRGEVVELPEDIEALIFADAGFAGITSEIRDGDRLGSLYGYTWRYENGERYIDENGLPVINLDERVKVGNAFPDFIASLGNRLNFKGITFDFLVEWKKGGDLYDSGRRNALRNGILKVTEFRDQTTVFDGVMDDGNGGYTTNTTEVLIDQDYYRSSTAYNRAAEILVQDASWVKLRNISLGYDFKGSILSALHAERLSVSASAQNILVWTPYDGYDPEGNQYSAGSNVYGFAGLSTPLSQIYSVGFKLGF, encoded by the coding sequence ATGACAAAAAGAATTACTTCATTTTTTGTCGTCTTTTTTACCTTATTCAGTTTTTTACTAAGCGCACAGGAAACGGCTGTAAAGGGTAAAGTGACCGACGAAAATGGAATGCCCATGTTTGGGGTGACCATTCAGCTAAAGGGCACGAATTCAGGAACCACAACCGATTATGACGGGATGTATTCGATCAGTGCGCCAGATGGCAGTACGCTGATTTTTTCTTTTGTAGGCTACACAGCAAAAGAAGTGCCCGTGACCGGTAGAACCTTAGACGTTAGCCTGGCGCCAGATGAAAATGCGCTGAGCGAGGTAGTTGTTACCGCTTTCGGTATTGAGCGCGATACTCGTTCCCTGGGATATTCGGTATCCAAGGTAGAAGCCGAAGATGTGAATATGACCGGTAATACCAACGCCATCCAGGGATTACAGGGGCGTGTTGCCGGGGTACAGATCAATCAAAGTTCCGGTACCGCTGGTGGTGGAGTGGATATCCTGATCAGGGGAATTACTTCCATTAACCCACAACGTAGCAACCAGCCACTGATCGTAATCGATGGGCTGGCGATGGATAACAGTACTTTTTCCGGAGATGTGAGACCGAGCGCAGGATCGAACTCTCCGAGCAGTGCGGAACAATTTTCATTCACAAACCGTGCTGCCGATTTGAACCCGGAAGATATCGAGTCGTTTAACGTGCTAAAGGGCGCCGCTGCGACAGCTTTATACGGTGTTCGTGCGGCAAACGGGGCAATTGTCATCACTACTAAAAAAGGAAAATTAGGAAAACCGAAGATCAATTTTTCGGCTTCTACCAGTTTTAAAGACATTGTACAAACTCCGGAATTGCAAAAGACCTATCGGGAAGGATATAGCGGTGCACCACGAACCTTATACACTCCAGAAACAGAATCCGGTTTTACCCGGCTTGGAGGAACTTCTTTCTATTCCTGGGGGCCGCGCTACAGCGATGATTCCTATACGATGGATGACGGGACGGTAATCGATCTTTCAGACGATCAATTCTACGATCCTTACGACCTTTTCAGAACCGGGGTGCTTACACAGCTTGACCTGAGCATGAGCGGTGCTACCGAAAAAATGAATTATTACTTTTCTGTAGGTAACGACAGTGAAGAAGGAGTGTTGCCAAATACTTATTATGACAAAACGAACCTTCGCTTAAAGGCCGGTTACCAGGCCACAGATAATTTCAACATCAACACCTCTCTTACTTATGCCAATAGCGGTGGAGCGAGAGGAAATGGTGGAGATAAATCGGTTTTTAGTTCCCTTTCTTATTATTCGGCTACATTCCCGATCAATGATTATCAGAATGCAGATGGTTCTCAGCGAAATTACTCGTTTGGGGTGATCGATAACCCGAGATATTTATTGGAAAAAAGTCCGTTGAAGGATGATGTGAATCGCTGGATCGGGAATATTTCCCTTAACTGGAATCCTCGTGATTGGGTAAACCTGACCTATTCTGCCCAGATCGATAATTATTCTGATAGAAGAAACCGCTTCGTTCCACCAGATTTGGACGTGGGATCACAGGTAGGTGGTTTTGTGTTGGAGCAATACAATGATTTTCTTGGCCTGGAATCCAACTTCCTGGTGAATTTCACGAAAGACTGGAGTGATGACTTCAATACTTCCTTGACGCTGGGTAACCAGATTTCTGATACCAAAAGAGATTATGCTTACATAAGGGGAGAGACGCTGAATGTACCTGGTATTAACGATATTTCTAATACGATCAATATCTTCGGAAATAAGACCGAATCACAGATCAGGAACGTAGGTGTCTTCGGGGAGCTGAAAATGGATTATAAAAATGAGCTGTTCTTAACCGTAACTGGTAGGAATGACTGGGTATCCACTCTTCCGAAGGAAAACAGATCGTTCTTTTATCCATCGGTAAGTTTGGCTTATGATTTCCACAACCTGATTGACGAGAATAGCGATTTATTGTCATTCAGTAAATTGAGAGCTTCCTGGGCGGAAGTAGGAAAAGGGCCATTATTTGGCCAGGTTGGAAGCTATTATGTTTCTGATGGAAATTTCCCGTTTGGAGGAACCGGTGGCTACCGTGCCGATACGTCTATTGGAGATCCAATGCTGTTGCCAGAAAAGAACCGTTCTTTTGAACTAGGTGCCGATCTTCGCTTTTTCAGTAATCGTTTGCGTTTTGATTATGCGTATTATCAAACCACCGTTAATAACCAGATTTTCACAGTTGGAACGGCATACTCTACCGGGCTTTCAGGAATCGTAAGAAATGCCGGGAAATTCAAATCCTGGGGCCATGAACTTTTGATTTCCTATGATATTTTGAATAATGATGATCTCAAATGGGAAACCTACCTGAACTTCTCGACCAACCGTGGAGAAGTGGTAGAATTGCCGGAAGATATAGAAGCACTGATCTTCGCTGATGCCGGTTTTGCCGGAATCACTTCTGAAATTCGTGATGGAGACCGTCTGGGGTCCCTTTATGGATACACCTGGAGATATGAAAATGGCGAGCGCTATATTGATGAAAATGGTCTCCCCGTGATCAATCTAGATGAAAGAGTGAAAGTTGGAAATGCTTTTCCAGATTTTATCGCTTCCCTGGGTAACCGATTAAATTTTAAAGGAATTACCTTCGACTTCCTGGTAGAATGGAAAAAAGGCGGTGACCTATATGATTCAGGAAGAAGAAATGCCCTTCGAAATGGTATTCTGAAGGTGACTGAATTCCGCGATCAGACCACGGTATTTGATGGAGTAATGGACGATGGCAATGGAGGTTATACCACCAATACCACAGAAGTATTGATCGATCAGGATTACTACAGAAGTTCGACAGCTTACAATAGGGCTGCTGAAATCCTTGTTCAGGATGCTTCCTGGGTGAAACTCCGAAATATTTCTTTAGGTTACGATTTCAAAGGAAGCATTCTTAGCGCGCTGCATGCCGAGAGACTGTCAGTTTCAGCGAGTGCTCAGAATATCCTTGTCTGGACGCCTTACGATGGGTACGATCCGGAAGGAAATCAGTACAGTGCGGGAAGTAACGTTTATGGATTTGCAGGTTTGAGTACGCCACTGTCACAGATCTATTCTGTAGGATTTAAATTAGGATTTTAA
- the menD gene encoding 2-succinyl-5-enolpyruvyl-6-hydroxy-3-cyclohexene-1-carboxylic-acid synthase encodes MKYSKIPVARSVVALCVAKDIKHVVISPGSRNAPLTIGFTHHSEIEAYSIVDERCAAFFALGMAQQTGKPVALVCTSGSALLNYYPAIAEAFYSDIPLVVISADRPIERIDIGDGQTIRQKNVFENHILYSANLYSELVLEGENLDPKLQQKQFEAQKHNEREVNLALNKAIEEMGPVHINVPFYEPLYDTVDNMEVRPLQIFPEIKERYYTQNQLQPYIDVWNRARRKLVLVGVAQPNVVEQQFLDQLAKDPSVIVFTETTSNLHQDDFFTRIDTLIGPIEKDQDREGLFRKLQPDILLTFGGMIVSKKIKAFLRNYNPVNHWHVDSKKAYNTFFCLNKHFETEINSFFTEFLPATELVESDYASFWKDIRQKRQKRHEEYMAEIAYSDLKAMQLIVPKVPENSVIQFGNSSTIRYAQLFEWDHTFKIFCNRGTSGIDGTVSTAVGSAVAQDDPVLLITGDLSFFYDSNALWNNYIPKNFRIIVLNNQGGGIFRILPGNKNSENFDTYFETVHNLNARPLCEMYGLEYRRAQNEEEVAKNMGDFFGESDAPVLLEIFTPRTVNDQILLEYFNFMKS; translated from the coding sequence ATGAAATATTCCAAGATTCCCGTGGCCCGCTCGGTGGTGGCCCTTTGTGTTGCAAAAGACATCAAACACGTCGTAATTTCTCCTGGATCCAGGAATGCGCCCTTAACCATAGGATTTACACATCATTCTGAAATTGAAGCGTACAGCATCGTCGACGAGCGCTGTGCAGCATTCTTTGCCCTGGGAATGGCTCAGCAAACTGGAAAACCGGTTGCTTTGGTATGTACTTCAGGGTCGGCATTGCTGAATTATTATCCTGCGATAGCAGAAGCATTTTACAGCGATATCCCGCTGGTGGTCATTTCCGCAGATCGCCCCATTGAGCGCATTGATATTGGCGATGGTCAAACCATACGGCAAAAGAACGTTTTTGAAAACCATATTTTATATTCGGCGAATCTGTATTCTGAATTGGTGCTGGAAGGAGAAAACCTGGATCCAAAACTTCAGCAAAAGCAATTTGAAGCCCAAAAACATAATGAGCGCGAGGTCAATCTGGCACTGAACAAGGCAATCGAAGAGATGGGGCCAGTGCATATCAACGTGCCGTTCTATGAGCCTTTGTATGATACGGTAGACAATATGGAAGTGCGGCCGTTGCAGATTTTTCCAGAGATCAAAGAAAGATATTATACTCAAAACCAGTTGCAGCCTTATATTGATGTTTGGAACCGCGCCCGGAGAAAACTGGTACTGGTAGGAGTGGCACAGCCCAATGTGGTGGAACAGCAATTTTTAGATCAGCTGGCAAAAGATCCCAGCGTGATCGTGTTTACTGAAACCACTTCCAATCTCCACCAGGACGATTTCTTTACGCGAATCGATACGCTGATTGGTCCCATTGAAAAAGACCAGGACCGCGAAGGTTTGTTCCGAAAACTGCAGCCGGATATCCTGCTTACGTTCGGTGGGATGATCGTTTCCAAAAAGATCAAAGCCTTTTTGCGAAATTATAACCCGGTGAATCACTGGCATGTAGATTCCAAAAAAGCATACAATACGTTCTTCTGCCTGAATAAGCATTTTGAGACCGAGATCAATTCGTTCTTTACGGAATTTTTGCCCGCTACGGAACTGGTGGAAAGTGATTATGCCAGTTTCTGGAAAGACATCAGGCAAAAGCGCCAAAAACGCCATGAAGAATATATGGCTGAAATTGCCTATTCTGATCTGAAAGCCATGCAGTTGATCGTTCCGAAGGTTCCGGAAAATTCGGTTATCCAGTTTGGGAACAGCTCGACCATTCGCTATGCGCAGCTTTTCGAATGGGACCATACCTTTAAGATTTTCTGCAATCGCGGGACCAGCGGGATAGATGGTACGGTTTCAACTGCTGTGGGATCTGCCGTGGCGCAGGATGATCCTGTTCTGCTCATCACCGGTGATCTTAGTTTTTTCTATGACAGCAATGCTTTATGGAACAATTATATTCCGAAGAATTTCAGAATTATCGTGTTGAACAACCAGGGTGGTGGGATTTTCCGTATTCTTCCGGGAAATAAGAATTCTGAAAATTTCGATACCTATTTTGAAACTGTTCATAACCTGAACGCGAGGCCTCTTTGTGAGATGTATGGTCTGGAATATCGCCGGGCCCAGAACGAAGAGGAGGTCGCCAAAAACATGGGAGATTTCTTTGGCGAAAGCGATGCGCCGGTGCTGCTTGAGATCTTTACACCAAGAACCGTAAATGATCAAATCCTGCTCGAATATTTCAATTTTATGAAAAGTTAA
- a CDS encoding DUF2059 domain-containing protein, with amino-acid sequence MKKVVCIGIFLLSFYGFSQETSSFETKTIELIKMTSGQQFEVIMDPLVKMVPEENREDFKKELRDSTFELYAQMAEIYMKNFTEEDIDKILEFYHTPVGEKMVATLPEITKEGMELGQAWGMKLQPIMAKYMQ; translated from the coding sequence ATGAAAAAAGTAGTATGCATCGGGATATTCCTGCTAAGTTTTTACGGTTTTAGCCAGGAAACTTCCAGTTTTGAAACTAAAACCATCGAATTGATCAAAATGACCTCGGGACAACAATTTGAAGTCATCATGGATCCGCTGGTTAAAATGGTGCCGGAAGAAAATCGAGAAGACTTCAAAAAAGAATTGCGGGATAGCACATTCGAATTATACGCGCAGATGGCTGAAATTTATATGAAAAATTTTACCGAAGAAGACATCGATAAGATCCTCGAATTTTATCACACACCAGTAGGCGAAAAAATGGTAGCCACTCTTCCGGAAATAACTAAAGAAGGAATGGAGCTGGGGCAGGCCTGGGGTATGAAATTACAACCAATTATGGCAAAATACATGCAGTAG
- a CDS encoding CvfB family protein: MIQIGEYHMLKMSRATDFGVYLENEQEEEVLLPNKYVPEGLKAGDEIEVFVYLDHEERPVATNLKPYIKLDQFGSLKCAEVSQVGAFLDWGLEKHLFVPFKEQVVPMVAGESYLVFCYLDLETNRLAASSKVHAFLDNEELSVEPFEEVNLIISNKTDLGYKVIINQLHLGLIYKDEVFKNLYEGDELKGYIKKIREDNKIDVTLQRPGYRSIEPNADKVMEKLQESGGVLKLSDKSDPELIYQTLGMSKKSFKKAIGTLYKQRLIEIRKDGIYLNSENK; the protein is encoded by the coding sequence ATGATTCAAATTGGAGAATATCACATGTTGAAAATGAGCCGCGCTACAGATTTTGGCGTTTATCTGGAAAATGAACAGGAAGAGGAGGTGTTGTTGCCCAATAAATATGTTCCTGAAGGTTTGAAAGCCGGTGATGAAATTGAAGTATTTGTTTATTTGGATCACGAAGAACGACCAGTTGCCACAAATTTGAAACCTTACATAAAACTGGATCAGTTTGGAAGTCTGAAATGTGCAGAAGTGAGCCAGGTTGGGGCGTTTTTGGACTGGGGCCTGGAAAAACATTTGTTCGTTCCGTTTAAAGAACAGGTAGTGCCCATGGTTGCAGGGGAAAGCTATCTTGTTTTCTGTTATCTTGATCTGGAGACCAATCGTTTGGCGGCTTCCTCAAAAGTGCACGCATTTCTCGATAATGAGGAGTTGAGTGTGGAGCCCTTTGAAGAAGTGAACCTGATCATTAGCAACAAAACCGATCTGGGCTATAAAGTCATTATCAACCAGCTTCATCTGGGGCTGATCTATAAGGATGAGGTTTTCAAGAACCTTTATGAAGGTGATGAATTGAAAGGCTATATCAAAAAGATCCGAGAAGACAATAAGATCGATGTGACCTTGCAGCGTCCTGGTTATCGAAGTATTGAACCCAATGCGGATAAGGTCATGGAAAAACTTCAGGAAAGTGGTGGGGTTCTGAAACTTTCAGATAAGTCTGATCCTGAATTGATCTACCAGACACTTGGAATGAGCAAAAAAAGTTTCAAGAAAGCTATCGGTACGCTGTATAAACAACGCCTGATCGAAATTCGAAAGGACGGGATTTATCTTAATTCTGAAAATAAGTAG
- a CDS encoding chorismate-binding protein — MTKEDFFQKIQQQLKAQKAFVCYRKPGQALANLLLQQDYTAHELTDFSENGFVFAPFDRNGKTYLIPQNTSETIQFELAEVLITDEETSSDYEGSYVGAEEDQKDHELLVQKGIDAIRDQRFRKVVLSRSELVELNDPSPMPIFKKLLQKYREAFVYCWFHPKTGLWMGATPETLLQVERDRFETMALAGTQVNKGQEQIEWGQKELEEQLLVTDFILNALEGLPEIKIGEISKPYSAHAGTLLHIRTDISGKVSQAEDQSKLIEALHPTPAVCGLPRKEALEFIQKHEHYDREYYSGFLGELNFKTEKKRNGNRRNQENQQFSAILKQTSLYVNLRCMKLKDGDARIYIGGGITRDSDPAHEWMETVNKAQTMKSVLVK, encoded by the coding sequence ATGACGAAAGAAGATTTTTTTCAAAAAATACAGCAGCAACTCAAGGCACAAAAGGCTTTTGTTTGCTATCGTAAACCGGGACAGGCACTTGCTAATTTGCTTTTACAGCAGGATTACACCGCTCATGAACTAACTGATTTTAGCGAAAACGGATTTGTTTTTGCTCCTTTCGACCGGAATGGTAAGACTTATTTGATTCCGCAAAATACCTCGGAAACCATTCAGTTTGAACTGGCTGAAGTATTGATTACAGATGAGGAGACGAGCAGTGATTACGAAGGGAGTTATGTGGGGGCAGAAGAAGACCAGAAAGATCATGAATTGCTGGTTCAGAAAGGAATTGATGCCATTCGGGATCAGCGTTTTCGGAAGGTTGTGCTCTCCAGATCGGAGCTGGTCGAGCTCAATGATCCAAGCCCGATGCCCATTTTTAAAAAATTGCTTCAGAAATATCGGGAAGCTTTTGTTTACTGCTGGTTTCACCCCAAGACTGGTCTTTGGATGGGTGCTACTCCTGAAACCTTGCTGCAGGTGGAGCGTGACAGGTTTGAAACCATGGCATTGGCCGGAACACAGGTAAACAAAGGACAGGAACAAATAGAATGGGGACAAAAAGAATTGGAAGAGCAGCTGCTGGTCACCGATTTTATTCTGAATGCTTTGGAAGGCTTGCCGGAAATTAAGATTGGGGAGATCTCCAAACCTTATTCAGCTCATGCCGGGACTCTCCTGCATATTCGTACCGATATTTCCGGAAAAGTAAGTCAGGCTGAAGACCAGTCGAAGTTGATCGAAGCTTTACATCCTACTCCCGCCGTTTGTGGTTTGCCAAGGAAGGAAGCCCTGGAATTTATCCAAAAACATGAACATTATGACCGGGAATATTATTCTGGGTTTTTAGGAGAATTAAATTTTAAGACCGAGAAAAAACGAAATGGGAACAGGAGAAACCAGGAAAATCAGCAATTTTCGGCTATTCTGAAACAAACCAGTTTGTACGTGAACCTGCGCTGTATGAAATTAAAAGACGGCGATGCGCGTATCTATATTGGCGGCGGAATTACGAGGGACAGTGATCCTGCTCACGAATGGATGGAAACCGTGAATAAGGCACAGACCATGAAATCGGTTCTTGTTAAATAA
- a CDS encoding SusD/RagB family nutrient-binding outer membrane lipoprotein, which translates to MKTFYKICCLIALVGSFSCSDDYFDVNTPSGTADLDQLRINDLLAPVIFRTVEGQYSAELTFGNYTQYFVGQGGTASGETTASGLWSNVYLYSFPNIDVIKQKAEASGAIHYGAVADILKAMNIGIATDTWDDIPLSEASMGDDNLFPSFDTQQEAYDQLFALLDGAISALQSTDDSGISLGSEDLIYNGDLDKWLRAAYTLKARYQLHLVNKGVTSPQDVLTSIENGFTSNDDDFQMFYDDRSINPRYSTEILARNTGNFHNDLASQIVSMMNGDYYPFESDALEIDPRLPVFGTIDNDEDTEWKGYVSGAGGVSPDGTPGNVQFVEGGYYTRADAPIVVITYAEAQFIKAEAEFLANGGTTTSAGTTAEGYEAYLEGIRASMAKYGVDGSAYLDDPAVDVGMDNLMLNHIMKEKYIHNFLNPETFVDFRRYDFSDDVFTGLTVRESEGESGDYAGMWFRRATYPSTELNRNGDVVLANQETPVTPVWWDAE; encoded by the coding sequence ATGAAGACTTTTTATAAAATATGTTGTTTAATAGCGCTCGTGGGAAGCTTTTCCTGCAGTGACGATTATTTTGACGTAAATACGCCCTCCGGCACGGCAGACCTGGACCAGCTGCGAATTAATGACCTGCTGGCTCCGGTGATTTTCCGGACTGTGGAAGGGCAGTATTCGGCAGAGTTGACCTTCGGAAATTATACGCAGTATTTCGTGGGGCAGGGAGGAACTGCTTCCGGTGAAACCACGGCTTCCGGGCTTTGGTCCAACGTATACCTGTATTCCTTTCCGAATATCGATGTGATCAAACAAAAAGCCGAAGCTTCTGGGGCGATTCATTACGGCGCGGTAGCTGATATTCTGAAGGCCATGAATATTGGTATCGCGACCGATACCTGGGATGATATTCCACTATCTGAAGCATCGATGGGCGATGATAATTTATTCCCTTCCTTTGACACCCAGCAGGAAGCCTACGACCAGTTGTTTGCCTTGCTGGATGGGGCAATCAGTGCCCTTCAAAGTACCGATGATTCTGGGATAAGCCTGGGTAGTGAAGACCTGATCTATAACGGTGACCTGGATAAGTGGCTCAGAGCCGCCTATACCCTCAAGGCTCGTTACCAGTTGCATTTGGTGAATAAAGGAGTCACTTCCCCTCAGGATGTTTTAACAAGTATTGAAAACGGGTTTACTTCCAATGATGATGATTTCCAGATGTTTTACGATGATAGAAGTATCAATCCAAGATATTCTACGGAAATCCTTGCCAGGAATACCGGGAATTTTCATAATGATCTTGCCAGCCAGATCGTGAGCATGATGAACGGAGATTATTACCCATTTGAAAGCGACGCTCTCGAGATCGATCCGCGTTTACCGGTTTTCGGAACGATTGATAACGACGAAGACACCGAGTGGAAAGGATATGTTAGTGGGGCCGGAGGAGTTTCTCCTGATGGTACTCCTGGAAACGTCCAGTTTGTTGAAGGCGGTTATTATACCCGTGCAGATGCGCCGATCGTAGTGATCACTTATGCGGAAGCCCAATTTATCAAGGCGGAAGCAGAATTTCTGGCTAATGGAGGAACCACAACAAGTGCTGGAACAACTGCTGAAGGTTATGAGGCATACCTGGAAGGGATCAGAGCCAGTATGGCAAAATATGGGGTGGATGGAAGCGCTTATTTGGACGATCCTGCTGTAGATGTGGGAATGGACAATCTGATGCTCAATCACATTATGAAAGAAAAATATATCCATAATTTCCTAAATCCGGAAACTTTTGTGGACTTCAGAAGATATGATTTTTCAGATGACGTATTTACCGGTCTTACTGTTCGTGAATCTGAAGGTGAAAGCGGTGATTACGCCGGTATGTGGTTCCGAAGAGCGACCTATCCTTCTACTGAATTGAACCGAAACGGCGACGTGGTACTGGCAAACCAGGAAACTCCTGTGACACCGGTCTGGTGGGACGCCGAGTAA
- a CDS encoding 1,4-dihydroxy-2-naphthoyl-CoA synthase, giving the protein MSKIDWKTVKQYDDITYKKANGVARIAFNRPDVRNAFRPKTTSELLDAFKDAHEDTSIGVVLLSAEGPSSKDGKWAFCSGGDQKARGHQGYVGEDGYHRLNILEVQRLIRFMPKAVICVVPGWAVGGGHSLHVVCDLTLASKEHAIFKQTDADVTSFDAGYGSAYLAKMVGQKKAREIFFLGRNYSAQEAYEMGMVNAVIPHEELEDTAYEWAQEILAKSPTSIKMLKFAMNLTDDGMVGQQVFAGEATRLAYMTDEAKEGRDAFLEKRKPNFEKKWIP; this is encoded by the coding sequence ATGAGCAAGATAGACTGGAAAACTGTGAAGCAGTACGACGATATCACCTATAAAAAAGCGAACGGAGTCGCAAGGATCGCCTTCAACAGGCCCGATGTTCGTAACGCTTTTAGACCAAAAACCACTTCGGAATTACTGGATGCCTTTAAAGATGCGCATGAAGATACATCCATCGGGGTCGTTTTACTCTCAGCTGAAGGGCCGTCCAGCAAAGATGGAAAATGGGCTTTTTGTAGCGGCGGTGACCAGAAAGCAAGAGGGCACCAGGGATATGTGGGAGAGGATGGCTACCATAGGTTGAACATTCTGGAAGTGCAACGCTTGATCAGGTTCATGCCTAAAGCGGTGATTTGTGTAGTTCCGGGTTGGGCTGTTGGTGGAGGGCACAGCCTCCATGTCGTTTGTGATTTAACTTTAGCCAGTAAAGAACACGCGATCTTTAAACAAACAGATGCCGATGTTACCAGTTTTGATGCAGGTTACGGGTCAGCGTATCTGGCAAAAATGGTAGGGCAGAAGAAGGCGCGCGAGATCTTTTTCCTTGGAAGGAATTATTCTGCACAGGAAGCCTATGAAATGGGAATGGTCAATGCCGTTATTCCACATGAAGAACTGGAAGATACCGCTTACGAATGGGCGCAAGAGATCCTCGCGAAGTCACCAACCTCTATCAAAATGCTGAAATTTGCCATGAATCTTACGGATGACGGTATGGTTGGTCAGCAGGTTTTTGCTGGCGAGGCAACAAGACTGGCTTATATGACTGACGAAGCAAAGGAAGGAAGAGATGCATTTTTGGAAAAACGTAAGCCGAATTTCGAAAAGAAATGGATCCCATAA
- a CDS encoding DUF2853 family protein, producing the protein MSKLDEKVGQYIDDLKSKVGESNPDVDLVRKIAKAQGPSIYKADAETVSSSSEGEMNTVKKNFIMKKLGITDEGKAEDALNQVIEKYGKSNRNKYRVVVYYLLTKHFKKESIYK; encoded by the coding sequence ATGAGTAAGCTAGATGAAAAAGTTGGTCAGTACATAGATGACCTTAAAAGTAAAGTAGGCGAAAGCAATCCTGATGTGGATCTGGTACGTAAAATTGCCAAAGCTCAGGGGCCTAGTATTTACAAGGCTGATGCCGAAACCGTTTCCTCTTCCAGCGAGGGTGAGATGAACACGGTTAAAAAGAACTTCATCATGAAGAAATTAGGAATCACTGATGAAGGCAAGGCAGAAGACGCGCTGAACCAGGTTATCGAAAAGTACGGGAAATCCAACCGCAACAAGTATCGCGTAGTGGTGTATTACCTGTTGACCAAGCATTTCAAAAAAGAAAGCATTTACAAATAA
- a CDS encoding PaaI family thioesterase, with translation MTKEEILQLSEKACKNTLMETLGIEFVDAGEDYMIAKMPVTSKVHQPDGVLHGGASVVLAESVGSMASYVFLNTEEFFIRGIEISANHLKSVREGFVYARASFIHRGRTTQLWEIRITDEADNLISLVKLTTIALPKEKK, from the coding sequence ATGACGAAAGAAGAAATTCTCCAACTTTCAGAAAAAGCCTGTAAAAATACACTGATGGAAACGCTGGGGATCGAATTTGTGGATGCCGGCGAAGATTATATGATCGCGAAAATGCCCGTAACTTCAAAGGTGCATCAGCCAGATGGCGTCCTGCACGGTGGTGCTTCCGTGGTCCTGGCCGAAAGTGTTGGCAGTATGGCAAGTTATGTTTTTTTGAATACGGAGGAATTTTTCATTCGGGGGATCGAGATTTCTGCCAACCATCTGAAGAGCGTTCGTGAAGGTTTCGTGTATGCCCGCGCCAGTTTTATTCATCGCGGAAGAACGACCCAGCTTTGGGAGATCAGGATTACCGATGAAGCCGATAATTTGATTTCACTGGTGAAACTAACCACGATTGCCCTTCCGAAAGAAAAGAAATAA